One genomic window of Osmia bicornis bicornis chromosome 3, iOsmBic2.1, whole genome shotgun sequence includes the following:
- the LOC114878575 gene encoding organic cation transporter protein-like, producing the protein MTVMVESVKAEEGERPRISNFDDILPYVGEASRYQWFLFVLLLPFTFVYAFLYFTQFFITLVPAEHWCTVPELEGWNLTDHEKISLSIPPASIEELKVEGATAFSRCNMYDVNYEEMLDQGIRKGNISWPVKPCKYGWSFNHTMIPYKSIAVELEWVCDHAFLGSAAQSAFFVGSILGGLIFGYIADHYGRIPALVACNSVGFIASVGTAFCNSFWSFCLARLVVGTSFDNCFNVLFIIVIEYVGPKYRTLVANMSFGLYFAAAASLLPWIAYWIADWRILSMATACPMVVAFIGPWIVPESARWYITSGKVDKAIDMLKKFAKVNGKEVKQEIFDEFEKSCKSMIEKDQSHNQYTVLHLFKKPRLARITIMLILYWLLMVWVFDGHVWNMKLLDPDVFTSFSLASLTELPAAVLLALFLDRWGRRWMGFASMFLCGIFSWIALATPNGPPTVAMAIVARLGVNIAANIGFQYAAEMLPTVVRAQGVSLIHIIGYVAHILGPYIIYLADIDASLPLVALGLLSFVHAFLTLGLPETLNQDLPETLQEGNDFGREQSCWWVPCISSSHQLKKKYRKKQGLSNPAFAGSVQKIDCTRL; encoded by the exons ATGACTGTAATGGTGGAGTCAGTGAAAGCGGAGGAGGGCGAACGTCCGAGGATCAGCAATTTCGACGACATCCTGCCGTACGTCGGAGAGGCCAGTCGTTACCAATGGTTCCTCTTCGTTTTGCTTCTACCCTTCACCTTCGTCTACGCGTTCCTCTACTTCACACAGTTCTTCATCACCTTGGTGCCGGCTGAGCACTGGTGTACAGTACCAGAACTCGAAGGATGGAACCTAACCGACCACGAGAA aatCTCTCTGTCGATTCCTCCAGCAAGCATCGAGGAATTAAAGGTGGAAGGTGCAACTGCATTTTCACGATGCAACATGTACGACGTGAATTACGAAGAGATGCTGGACCAAGGTATTAGAAAAGGAAATATATCTTGGCCTGTTAAACCGTGTAAATATGGGTGGAGCTTTAATCACACGATGATACCTTACAAGTCCATAGCCGTCGAG TTGGAATGGGTCTGCGACCATGCTTTCCTAGGTTCAGCAGCGCAGTCAGCCTTCTTCGTCGGCAGTATCCTCGGCGGTTTAATATTCGGTTACATAGCTGACCATTATGGCAGGATTCCAGCTCTGGTCGCTTGCAACTCGGTTGGCTTCATCGCGTCCGTCGGCACCGCGTTTTGCAACAGTTTCTGGAGCTTCTGCCTCGCGAGATTAGTCGTCGGCACTTCGTTCGACAATTGCTTTAATGTCCTTTTCATTATCG TGATAGAATATGTCGGTCCGAAATACCGAACACTGGTGGCGAACATGTCCTTCGGGCTTTATTTCGCTGCAGCCGCCAGTCTTTTGCCATGGATCGCATATTGGATCGCGGATTGGAGAATTTTGAGTATGGCCACCGCGTGTCCCATGGTGGTCGCTTTTATAGGACCATGGATCGTTCCTGAAAGCGCACG TTGGTACATCACCAGCGGCAAAGTCGACAAAGCGATCGACATGTTGAAGAAATTCGCCAAAGTAAACGGCAAGGAAGTGAAACAGGAGATATTCGACGAGTTCGAGAAGAGCTGTAAATCGATGATCGAGAAAGATCAATCGCATAATCAGTACACCGTGCTGCATCTATTCAAAAAGCCACGACTCGCGCGTATCACCATCATGCTCATCCTCTACTG GCTTCTGATGGTGTGGGTGTTCGACGGCCACGTTTGGAACATGAAACTTCTGGATCCCGACGTTTTTACATCCTTCTCCTTGGCCTCGCTCACCGAACTTCCGGCCGCGGTTCTACTTGCACTCTTCCTGGACAGATGGGGCAGACGATGGATGGGTTTCGCGTCCATGTTCCTCTGCGGAATTTTCTCCTGGATTGCCCTGGCCACTCCTAATG GTCCACCTACGGTAGCTATGGCGATCGTAGCACGTCTCGGCGTGAATATCGCGGCGAATATCGGTTTCCAATACGCGGCCGAAATGCTTCCCACCGTGGTGAGAGCCCAGGGTGTCTCTTTGATCCACATCATCGGTTACGTGGCTCATATCTTGGGACCCTACATCATTTACTTG gCTGATATTGATGCCTCTCTGCCTCTTGTCGCCCTCGGTTTGCTGTCCTTTGTGCACGCCTTCTTGACCTTAGGTTTGCCAGAAACCTTGAATCAAGATTTGCCAGAGACCCTTCAGGAAGGTAACGACTTTGGTAGAGAGCAAAGTTGCTGGTGGGTCCCTTGCATATCCTC GAGTCACCAGCTAAAGAAGAAATACAGAAAGAAACAAGGCCTCTCGAATCCCGCGTTCGCTGGTAGTGTTCAAAAGATCGACTGCACTAGATTATAG
- the LOC114878607 gene encoding carcinine transporter-like isoform X2, with translation MKNSKNNLSNSVGPTETTALRPKLESFDDILPYVGDYGRYQWLLLLSLLPSGVTYAFLYFSQFFITIIPNEHWCRIEELIDSNFTQEDRIRIAIPQTSEYPFYDQCHRKDLNFAEILNSGKDLHSLEFQTNRTVDCTRWEYNFTTIPYPSVGTELDWVCDREYLVSTAQAIFFCGSIVGGFLIGWIADHKGRIPALMFCNSIALLSSIATANANSFWSFATCRFLTGMAFDNCINIPLIIVLEYMAVSKRTLVVNVAFGIYFAVASTILPWIAYYVSNWRYFTYITAIPLLSVFITPWILPESARWYVSNGMMDKVVRKLRRIARINRRYPDPRIYDVFVGNLETSERLHETATIFDLFKSPRLAKNTILLVLFWCLTVIAFDGHVYSLKLIQSSVFMSFSLACSTELPAGLLLTLVLDRWGRRLCGFLTLAMTCLFTIAELMLHSTTAKLVMSVMSRFCLNMSANVGLQYAAELLPTPVRSQGVSLIHIFGIVAHSLAPYIVDSAKLWEGFPMLIISTVSFVGAMFVLFLPETVGQSLPQTIKQGEEFGKDQHFWSLPCYQKSPFDGHRHYGS, from the exons atgaaaaactCGAAGAACAATTTGAGCAACTCTGTAGGGCCAACAGAGACGACAGCTCTGAGACCAAAATTGGAAAGTTTCGACGATATTCTACCATACGTCGGTGATTATGGTAGATACCAGTGGCTGTTGTTGCTTTCGTTGCTACCTTCCGGTGTTACGTACGCTTTCCTCTATTTCTCGCAATTTTTCATCACGATCATTCCTAATGAACACTGGTGCAGGATAGAGGAATTAATCGATTCGAATTTCACCCAGGAAGACAG AATTCGAATAGCAATTCCACAGACAAGCGAGTATCCATTCTACGATCAGTGTCACAGAAAGGATTTGAATTTCGCGGAGATCTTGAACAGCGGGAAGGATCTACACTCGTTGGAATTTCAAACGAATAGAACCGTTGATTGTACACGATGGGAGTACAATTTCACTACGATTCCGTATCCCAGTGTTGGAACTGAG CTAGATTGGGTATGCGACCGAGAGTACCTCGTATCAACGGCGCAGGCGATCTTCTTCTGCGGATCCATCGTCGGTGGTTTCCTGATCGGTTGGATAGCAGACCACAAAGGTAGAATACCGGCGTTAATGTTCTGCAACAGTATAGCCCTTCTGAGTTCCATCGCCACGGCAAACGCGAACAGCTTCTGGTCTTTTGCCACATGTAGGTTTCTCACTGGAATGGCTTTCGACAACTGCATCAATATTCCTCTTATAATCG TATTGGAATACATGGCGGTTTCCAAACGCACACTGGTGGTCAATGTTGCTTTTGGTATATATTTCGCAGTAGCCAGCACTATTTTACCCTGGATAGCTTACTACGTCTCCAACTGGAGGTACTTCACTTACATCACAGCTATACCTTTGTTATCCGTATTCATCACACCATGGATTCTACCAGAGAGTGCACG GTGGTACGTTTCCAATGGAATGATGGACAAGGTTGTGAGGAAATTGCGAAGGATCGCTAGGATTAATCGGAGGTATCCGGATCCTCGTATTTACGACGTTTTCGTT GGAAACCTGGAGACTTCCGAAAGGCTGCACGAAACAGCAACAATTTTTGACCTCTTCAAATCACCCCGATTAGCAAAAAATACTATTCTTCTAGTCTTATTTTG GTGTCTTACCGTGATCGCCTTCGATGGTCACGTGTACTCCTTGAAGCTGATCCAAAGCTCGGTGTTCATGTCCTTCTCCCTTGCGTGCTCCACGGAACTTCCGGCAGGATTGCTGCTGACTTTGGTGCTGGATCGATGGGGTCGTAGATTATGCGGATTTCTAACCCTGGCGATGACTTGTTTGTTCACTATCGCCGAGCTGATGCTGCACTCaa CAACAGCCAAGTTGGTGATGTCGGTGATGTCACGTTTCTGTTTGAACATGTCGGCCAACGTTGGACTTCAATACGCGGCTGAACTTTTACCGACACCCGTTAGATCGCAAGGAGTATCCTTAATTCATATTTTCGGAATAGTCGCGCATTCTTTGGCGCCATACATCGTTGATTCG GCGAAACTGTGGGAAGGATTTCCAATGCTGATAATCAGCACGGTGTCATTCGTTGGCGCGATGTTCGTCCTCTTCCTACCGGAAACTGTCGGCCAGAGTCTTCCTCAAACGATAAAGCAAGGCGAAGAATTTGGGAAAGATCAGCATTTCTGGTCGTTGCCATGTTATCAGAAATCGCCGTTCGATGGTCATCGACATTACGGTTCTTGA
- the LOC114878607 gene encoding carcinine transporter-like isoform X1, whose product MNDREMKNSKNNLSNSVGPTETTALRPKLESFDDILPYVGDYGRYQWLLLLSLLPSGVTYAFLYFSQFFITIIPNEHWCRIEELIDSNFTQEDRIRIAIPQTSEYPFYDQCHRKDLNFAEILNSGKDLHSLEFQTNRTVDCTRWEYNFTTIPYPSVGTELDWVCDREYLVSTAQAIFFCGSIVGGFLIGWIADHKGRIPALMFCNSIALLSSIATANANSFWSFATCRFLTGMAFDNCINIPLIIVLEYMAVSKRTLVVNVAFGIYFAVASTILPWIAYYVSNWRYFTYITAIPLLSVFITPWILPESARWYVSNGMMDKVVRKLRRIARINRRYPDPRIYDVFVGNLETSERLHETATIFDLFKSPRLAKNTILLVLFWCLTVIAFDGHVYSLKLIQSSVFMSFSLACSTELPAGLLLTLVLDRWGRRLCGFLTLAMTCLFTIAELMLHSTTAKLVMSVMSRFCLNMSANVGLQYAAELLPTPVRSQGVSLIHIFGIVAHSLAPYIVDSAKLWEGFPMLIISTVSFVGAMFVLFLPETVGQSLPQTIKQGEEFGKDQHFWSLPCYQKSPFDGHRHYGS is encoded by the exons ATGAACGATCG agaaatgaaaaactCGAAGAACAATTTGAGCAACTCTGTAGGGCCAACAGAGACGACAGCTCTGAGACCAAAATTGGAAAGTTTCGACGATATTCTACCATACGTCGGTGATTATGGTAGATACCAGTGGCTGTTGTTGCTTTCGTTGCTACCTTCCGGTGTTACGTACGCTTTCCTCTATTTCTCGCAATTTTTCATCACGATCATTCCTAATGAACACTGGTGCAGGATAGAGGAATTAATCGATTCGAATTTCACCCAGGAAGACAG AATTCGAATAGCAATTCCACAGACAAGCGAGTATCCATTCTACGATCAGTGTCACAGAAAGGATTTGAATTTCGCGGAGATCTTGAACAGCGGGAAGGATCTACACTCGTTGGAATTTCAAACGAATAGAACCGTTGATTGTACACGATGGGAGTACAATTTCACTACGATTCCGTATCCCAGTGTTGGAACTGAG CTAGATTGGGTATGCGACCGAGAGTACCTCGTATCAACGGCGCAGGCGATCTTCTTCTGCGGATCCATCGTCGGTGGTTTCCTGATCGGTTGGATAGCAGACCACAAAGGTAGAATACCGGCGTTAATGTTCTGCAACAGTATAGCCCTTCTGAGTTCCATCGCCACGGCAAACGCGAACAGCTTCTGGTCTTTTGCCACATGTAGGTTTCTCACTGGAATGGCTTTCGACAACTGCATCAATATTCCTCTTATAATCG TATTGGAATACATGGCGGTTTCCAAACGCACACTGGTGGTCAATGTTGCTTTTGGTATATATTTCGCAGTAGCCAGCACTATTTTACCCTGGATAGCTTACTACGTCTCCAACTGGAGGTACTTCACTTACATCACAGCTATACCTTTGTTATCCGTATTCATCACACCATGGATTCTACCAGAGAGTGCACG GTGGTACGTTTCCAATGGAATGATGGACAAGGTTGTGAGGAAATTGCGAAGGATCGCTAGGATTAATCGGAGGTATCCGGATCCTCGTATTTACGACGTTTTCGTT GGAAACCTGGAGACTTCCGAAAGGCTGCACGAAACAGCAACAATTTTTGACCTCTTCAAATCACCCCGATTAGCAAAAAATACTATTCTTCTAGTCTTATTTTG GTGTCTTACCGTGATCGCCTTCGATGGTCACGTGTACTCCTTGAAGCTGATCCAAAGCTCGGTGTTCATGTCCTTCTCCCTTGCGTGCTCCACGGAACTTCCGGCAGGATTGCTGCTGACTTTGGTGCTGGATCGATGGGGTCGTAGATTATGCGGATTTCTAACCCTGGCGATGACTTGTTTGTTCACTATCGCCGAGCTGATGCTGCACTCaa CAACAGCCAAGTTGGTGATGTCGGTGATGTCACGTTTCTGTTTGAACATGTCGGCCAACGTTGGACTTCAATACGCGGCTGAACTTTTACCGACACCCGTTAGATCGCAAGGAGTATCCTTAATTCATATTTTCGGAATAGTCGCGCATTCTTTGGCGCCATACATCGTTGATTCG GCGAAACTGTGGGAAGGATTTCCAATGCTGATAATCAGCACGGTGTCATTCGTTGGCGCGATGTTCGTCCTCTTCCTACCGGAAACTGTCGGCCAGAGTCTTCCTCAAACGATAAAGCAAGGCGAAGAATTTGGGAAAGATCAGCATTTCTGGTCGTTGCCATGTTATCAGAAATCGCCGTTCGATGGTCATCGACATTACGGTTCTTGA